In one window of Hemicordylus capensis ecotype Gifberg chromosome 10, rHemCap1.1.pri, whole genome shotgun sequence DNA:
- the NOX5 gene encoding NADPH oxidase 5 isoform X4, producing MGGRRRRLRLLLWALLLLDLLFLPPGAPAAAQKSPPLAEEVASKKEEKTLNDLVDILQDMVKNVPTRQAAVQTATSPLRTVLASIAEPSPSPSETVDTVWVNMKPTVTEPIETLSMVEKINPTATTVFWKLRHDEEASVVLHSEITTPETSQSVANAAAAIISETTLEKPRVSVVEKGTTKEESKSFDQLTNGSLASLVESLKNVKKLHAAVAEQKEQESHTEETTEEHQHHPSGADILDLIDTLIHTIQKAPSSVKEDPGLHKYVEIAENYLKNALELAAEAEKKLKQKNSPSPPAPPPEPTTEVLLDIHPSPPAPPSEPEQELLLEIHATPSASPPEPKTELLLDVHPSPPAVPSDPTTEVLLEVRPSSPAPSPEPSTELLIEIQSLPPAPPTETVTEALIEVPSSSPAPPTETVTEVLIELPSSPPAPPTETVTEPSSSPAPPTETVTEVLIELPSSPPAPPTETVTEPSSSPAPPTETVTEVLIELPSSPPAPPTETVTEPSSSSTPPTETVTEILLEVQSSPPAPPTETVTEVLIEVPSSPPAPPTETVTEVLIEVPSSPPTPPAEAGTEVLLEVQSSPPAPPTEAVTEILVEVQSSPPAPPTETVTEGLLEVQSSPPAPPTEAVTEVLIEIQSSPPASPGEAATELLIEIQSSPPSPPPEPTTEVLIEVSSSPAPPPEPTTEVSSSAPAPSPTTEVLLEVSSSPPAPSPSPATEVLFENSSMPSASPPEPQLTIEVAQTPSEPLEEKAKDVQMEIGRLKAFINLLYGFSPQLTMYSQPSPREKAAKEIVNRAVAVINAIKSVFCGEKPRQSKKVLKQLLKEDMELVKKAMKGKRVS from the coding sequence AGTCTCCTCCGTTAGCTGAAGAAGTGGCCTCaaagaaggaagagaaaacaTTGAATGACCTTGTGGACATTTTGCAAGATATGGTGAAAAACGTCCCAACACGGCAAGCAGCAGTCCAAACAGCCACCTCACCGCTACGGACGGTCTTAGCATCAATCGCAGAGCCTTCTCCATCGCCCTCGGAAACTGTGGACactgtttgggtaaatatgaaGCCCACTGTTACTGAACCCATAGAAACACTTTCCATGGTTGAAAAAATTAACCCTACTGCTACAACCGTGTTTTGGAAACTCCGACATGATGAAGAGGCATCTGTGGTTTTGCATTCTGAAATAACGACTCCAGAAACTTCCCAAAGTGTTGCCAATGCAGCAGCTGCCATCATTTCTGAGACTACCTTAGAAAAACCGCGTGTCAGTGTAGTGGAGAAAGGTACTACCAAAGAAGAAAGTAAGAGTTTTGATCAACTAACAAATGGATCCTTGGCAAGTCTGGTGGAGTCCctaaaaaatgttaaaaagttACACGCAGCAGTCGCTGAACAAAAAGAACAGGAAAGCCATACTGAAGAGACTACAGAGGAACATCAGCATCACCCTTCAGGTGCAGACATCTTGGACTTGATTGACACATTAATCCATACAATACAGAAGGCACCTTCTTCTGTTAAAGAAGATCCAGGTCTCCACAAGTATGTTGAAATAGCAGAGAACTACCTTAAGAATGCTCTGGAACTAGCAGCAGAGGCGGAGAAGAAACTGAAGCAAAAGAATAGTCCCTCACCACCAGCCCCTCCACCTGAGCCAACGACAGAAGTGCTGCTGGACATACATCCCTCACCTCCAGCACCTCCATCTGAACCAGAGCAAGAGCTGCTTCTCGAGATTCACGCCACACCATCAGCATCTCCGCCTGAACCAAAGACGGAGCTGTTGCTTGACGTTCATCCTTCGCCACCAGCAGTTCCATCTGATCCAACGACAGAGGTATTGCTTGAAGTTCGTCCCTCATCACCTGCACCTTCTCCTGAGCCATCCACAGAGCTGTTGATTGAGATTCAGTCCttgccacctgcacctccaactGAAACAGTGACAGAGGCGTTGATCGAGGTTCCGTCTTCGTCACCTGCGCCTCCAACTGAAACAGTGACAGAGGTGTTGATCGAGCTTCCGTCAtcgccacctgcacctccaactGAAACAGTGACAGAGCCGTCTTCGTCACCTGCACCTCCAACCGAAACAGTGACAGAGGTGTTGATAGAGCTTCCATCAtcgccacctgcacctccaactGAAACAGTGACAGAGCCGTCTTCGTCACCTGCACCTCCAACTGAAACAGTGACAGAGGTGTTGATCGAGCTTCCATCAtcgccacctgcacctccaactGAAACAGTGACAGAGCCCTCTTCGTCATCTACACCTCCAACTGAAACAGTGACAGAAATATTGCTTGAAGTTCAGTCCTCTCCACCTGCACCTCCAACTGAAACAGTGACAGAGGTGTTGATCGAGGTTCCGTCTTCTCCACCTGCACCTCCAACTGAAACAGTGACAGAGGTTTTGATCGAGGTTCCGTCTTCACCACCTACACCTCCAGCTGAAGCAGGGACAGAAGTATTGCTTGAAGTTCAATCCtcaccacctgcacctccaacTGAAGCAGTGACAGAAATATTGGTTGAAGTTCAATCCtcaccacctgcacctccaacTGAAACAGTGACAGAAGGATTGCTTGAAGTTCAATCCTCACCACCTGCACCTCCTACTGAAGCAGTGACAGAGGTATTGATTGAGATTCAATCCTCACCACCTGCATCTCCAGGTGAAGCAGCAACAGAACTCTTGATCGAGATTCAATCCTCACCACCTTCACCTCCACCGGAACCAACAACAGAGGTGTTGATTGAGGTTAGTTCCTCACCTGCACCTCCACCTGAACCAACAACTGAGGTTAGTTCCTCAGCTCCAGCACCTTCACCAACAACAGAAGTCTTGCTTGAGGTTAGTTCCTCACCTCCGGCACCTTCACCTTCACCAGCGACAGAAGTCTTGTTTGAGAACAGTTCCATGCCATCAGCCTCTCCGCCTGAACCACAGCTGACCATTGAGGTGGCACAAACTCCCTCTGAGCCTCTAGAAGAAAAGGCAAAAGATGTACAAATGGAAATAGGAAGGTTAAAGGCCTTTATTAACTTGCTCTATGGTTTTAGTCCCCAACTGACTATGTACTCACAACCATCGCCCAGGGAAAAAGCAGCTAAGGAGATTGTCAACAGAGCAGTGGCCGTCATCAATGCCATAAAGAGTGTTTTCTGTGGGGAAAAACCAAGGCAAAGCAAAAAGGTGCTAAAACAGTTGCTAAAGGAAGACATGGAGCTTGTAAAAAAAGCCATGAAAGGGAAAAGAGTTTCTTAA
- the NOX5 gene encoding NADPH oxidase 5 isoform X3, giving the protein MTHYVFDCLKRRRRRRLLLPPPTAGAERGHEWRPRERGSRTWKPNAAESPPLAEEVASKKEEKTLNDLVDILQDMVKNVPTRQAAVQTATSPLRTVLASIAEPSPSPSETVDTVWVNMKPTVTEPIETLSMVEKINPTATTVFWKLRHDEEASVVLHSEITTPETSQSVANAAAAIISETTLEKPRVSVVEKGTTKEESKSFDQLTNGSLASLVESLKNVKKLHAAVAEQKEQESHTEETTEEHQHHPSGADILDLIDTLIHTIQKAPSSVKEDPGLHKYVEIAENYLKNALELAAEAEKKLKQKNSPSPPAPPPEPTTEVLLDIHPSPPAPPSEPEQELLLEIHATPSASPPEPKTELLLDVHPSPPAVPSDPTTEVLLEVRPSSPAPSPEPSTELLIEIQSLPPAPPTETVTEALIEVPSSSPAPPTETVTEVLIELPSSPPAPPTETVTEPSSSPAPPTETVTEVLIELPSSPPAPPTETVTEPSSSPAPPTETVTEVLIELPSSPPAPPTETVTEPSSSSTPPTETVTEILLEVQSSPPAPPTETVTEVLIEVPSSPPAPPTETVTEVLIEVPSSPPTPPAEAGTEVLLEVQSSPPAPPTEAVTEILVEVQSSPPAPPTETVTEGLLEVQSSPPAPPTEAVTEVLIEIQSSPPASPGEAATELLIEIQSSPPSPPPEPTTEVLIEVSSSPAPPPEPTTEVSSSAPAPSPTTEVLLEVSSSPPAPSPSPATEVLFENSSMPSASPPEPQLTIEVAQTPSEPLEEKAKDVQMEIGRLKAFINLLYGFSPQLTMYSQPSPREKAAKEIVNRAVAVINAIKSVFCGEKPRQSKKVLKQLLKEDMELVKKAMKGKRVS; this is encoded by the coding sequence AGTCTCCTCCGTTAGCTGAAGAAGTGGCCTCaaagaaggaagagaaaacaTTGAATGACCTTGTGGACATTTTGCAAGATATGGTGAAAAACGTCCCAACACGGCAAGCAGCAGTCCAAACAGCCACCTCACCGCTACGGACGGTCTTAGCATCAATCGCAGAGCCTTCTCCATCGCCCTCGGAAACTGTGGACactgtttgggtaaatatgaaGCCCACTGTTACTGAACCCATAGAAACACTTTCCATGGTTGAAAAAATTAACCCTACTGCTACAACCGTGTTTTGGAAACTCCGACATGATGAAGAGGCATCTGTGGTTTTGCATTCTGAAATAACGACTCCAGAAACTTCCCAAAGTGTTGCCAATGCAGCAGCTGCCATCATTTCTGAGACTACCTTAGAAAAACCGCGTGTCAGTGTAGTGGAGAAAGGTACTACCAAAGAAGAAAGTAAGAGTTTTGATCAACTAACAAATGGATCCTTGGCAAGTCTGGTGGAGTCCctaaaaaatgttaaaaagttACACGCAGCAGTCGCTGAACAAAAAGAACAGGAAAGCCATACTGAAGAGACTACAGAGGAACATCAGCATCACCCTTCAGGTGCAGACATCTTGGACTTGATTGACACATTAATCCATACAATACAGAAGGCACCTTCTTCTGTTAAAGAAGATCCAGGTCTCCACAAGTATGTTGAAATAGCAGAGAACTACCTTAAGAATGCTCTGGAACTAGCAGCAGAGGCGGAGAAGAAACTGAAGCAAAAGAATAGTCCCTCACCACCAGCCCCTCCACCTGAGCCAACGACAGAAGTGCTGCTGGACATACATCCCTCACCTCCAGCACCTCCATCTGAACCAGAGCAAGAGCTGCTTCTCGAGATTCACGCCACACCATCAGCATCTCCGCCTGAACCAAAGACGGAGCTGTTGCTTGACGTTCATCCTTCGCCACCAGCAGTTCCATCTGATCCAACGACAGAGGTATTGCTTGAAGTTCGTCCCTCATCACCTGCACCTTCTCCTGAGCCATCCACAGAGCTGTTGATTGAGATTCAGTCCttgccacctgcacctccaactGAAACAGTGACAGAGGCGTTGATCGAGGTTCCGTCTTCGTCACCTGCGCCTCCAACTGAAACAGTGACAGAGGTGTTGATCGAGCTTCCGTCAtcgccacctgcacctccaactGAAACAGTGACAGAGCCGTCTTCGTCACCTGCACCTCCAACCGAAACAGTGACAGAGGTGTTGATAGAGCTTCCATCAtcgccacctgcacctccaactGAAACAGTGACAGAGCCGTCTTCGTCACCTGCACCTCCAACTGAAACAGTGACAGAGGTGTTGATCGAGCTTCCATCAtcgccacctgcacctccaactGAAACAGTGACAGAGCCCTCTTCGTCATCTACACCTCCAACTGAAACAGTGACAGAAATATTGCTTGAAGTTCAGTCCTCTCCACCTGCACCTCCAACTGAAACAGTGACAGAGGTGTTGATCGAGGTTCCGTCTTCTCCACCTGCACCTCCAACTGAAACAGTGACAGAGGTTTTGATCGAGGTTCCGTCTTCACCACCTACACCTCCAGCTGAAGCAGGGACAGAAGTATTGCTTGAAGTTCAATCCtcaccacctgcacctccaacTGAAGCAGTGACAGAAATATTGGTTGAAGTTCAATCCtcaccacctgcacctccaacTGAAACAGTGACAGAAGGATTGCTTGAAGTTCAATCCTCACCACCTGCACCTCCTACTGAAGCAGTGACAGAGGTATTGATTGAGATTCAATCCTCACCACCTGCATCTCCAGGTGAAGCAGCAACAGAACTCTTGATCGAGATTCAATCCTCACCACCTTCACCTCCACCGGAACCAACAACAGAGGTGTTGATTGAGGTTAGTTCCTCACCTGCACCTCCACCTGAACCAACAACTGAGGTTAGTTCCTCAGCTCCAGCACCTTCACCAACAACAGAAGTCTTGCTTGAGGTTAGTTCCTCACCTCCGGCACCTTCACCTTCACCAGCGACAGAAGTCTTGTTTGAGAACAGTTCCATGCCATCAGCCTCTCCGCCTGAACCACAGCTGACCATTGAGGTGGCACAAACTCCCTCTGAGCCTCTAGAAGAAAAGGCAAAAGATGTACAAATGGAAATAGGAAGGTTAAAGGCCTTTATTAACTTGCTCTATGGTTTTAGTCCCCAACTGACTATGTACTCACAACCATCGCCCAGGGAAAAAGCAGCTAAGGAGATTGTCAACAGAGCAGTGGCCGTCATCAATGCCATAAAGAGTGTTTTCTGTGGGGAAAAACCAAGGCAAAGCAAAAAGGTGCTAAAACAGTTGCTAAAGGAAGACATGGAGCTTGTAAAAAAAGCCATGAAAGGGAAAAGAGTTTCTTAA
- the NOX5 gene encoding NADPH oxidase 5 isoform X7, producing the protein MVKNVPTRQAAVQTATSPLRTVLASIAEPSPSPSETVDTVWVNMKPTVTEPIETLSMVEKINPTATTVFWKLRHDEEASVVLHSEITTPETSQSVANAAAAIISETTLEKPRVSVVEKGTTKEESKSFDQLTNGSLASLVESLKNVKKLHAAVAEQKEQESHTEETTEEHQHHPSGADILDLIDTLIHTIQKAPSSVKEDPGLHKYVEIAENYLKNALELAAEAEKKLKQKNSPSPPAPPPEPTTEVLLDIHPSPPAPPSEPEQELLLEIHATPSASPPEPKTELLLDVHPSPPAVPSDPTTEVLLEVRPSSPAPSPEPSTELLIEIQSLPPAPPTETVTEALIEVPSSSPAPPTETVTEVLIELPSSPPAPPTETVTEPSSSPAPPTETVTEVLIELPSSPPAPPTETVTEPSSSPAPPTETVTEVLIELPSSPPAPPTETVTEPSSSSTPPTETVTEILLEVQSSPPAPPTETVTEVLIEVPSSPPAPPTETVTEVLIEVPSSPPTPPAEAGTEVLLEVQSSPPAPPTEAVTEILVEVQSSPPAPPTETVTEGLLEVQSSPPAPPTEAVTEVLIEIQSSPPASPGEAATELLIEIQSSPPSPPPEPTTEVLIEVSSSPAPPPEPTTEVSSSAPAPSPTTEVLLEVSSSPPAPSPSPATEVLFENSSMPSASPPEPQLTIEVAQTPSEPLEEKAKDVQMEIGRLKAFINLLYGFSPQLTMYSQPSPREKAAKEIVNRAVAVINAIKSVFCGEKPRQSKKVLKQLLKEDMELVKKAMKGKRVS; encoded by the coding sequence ATGGTGAAAAACGTCCCAACACGGCAAGCAGCAGTCCAAACAGCCACCTCACCGCTACGGACGGTCTTAGCATCAATCGCAGAGCCTTCTCCATCGCCCTCGGAAACTGTGGACactgtttgggtaaatatgaaGCCCACTGTTACTGAACCCATAGAAACACTTTCCATGGTTGAAAAAATTAACCCTACTGCTACAACCGTGTTTTGGAAACTCCGACATGATGAAGAGGCATCTGTGGTTTTGCATTCTGAAATAACGACTCCAGAAACTTCCCAAAGTGTTGCCAATGCAGCAGCTGCCATCATTTCTGAGACTACCTTAGAAAAACCGCGTGTCAGTGTAGTGGAGAAAGGTACTACCAAAGAAGAAAGTAAGAGTTTTGATCAACTAACAAATGGATCCTTGGCAAGTCTGGTGGAGTCCctaaaaaatgttaaaaagttACACGCAGCAGTCGCTGAACAAAAAGAACAGGAAAGCCATACTGAAGAGACTACAGAGGAACATCAGCATCACCCTTCAGGTGCAGACATCTTGGACTTGATTGACACATTAATCCATACAATACAGAAGGCACCTTCTTCTGTTAAAGAAGATCCAGGTCTCCACAAGTATGTTGAAATAGCAGAGAACTACCTTAAGAATGCTCTGGAACTAGCAGCAGAGGCGGAGAAGAAACTGAAGCAAAAGAATAGTCCCTCACCACCAGCCCCTCCACCTGAGCCAACGACAGAAGTGCTGCTGGACATACATCCCTCACCTCCAGCACCTCCATCTGAACCAGAGCAAGAGCTGCTTCTCGAGATTCACGCCACACCATCAGCATCTCCGCCTGAACCAAAGACGGAGCTGTTGCTTGACGTTCATCCTTCGCCACCAGCAGTTCCATCTGATCCAACGACAGAGGTATTGCTTGAAGTTCGTCCCTCATCACCTGCACCTTCTCCTGAGCCATCCACAGAGCTGTTGATTGAGATTCAGTCCttgccacctgcacctccaactGAAACAGTGACAGAGGCGTTGATCGAGGTTCCGTCTTCGTCACCTGCGCCTCCAACTGAAACAGTGACAGAGGTGTTGATCGAGCTTCCGTCAtcgccacctgcacctccaactGAAACAGTGACAGAGCCGTCTTCGTCACCTGCACCTCCAACCGAAACAGTGACAGAGGTGTTGATAGAGCTTCCATCAtcgccacctgcacctccaactGAAACAGTGACAGAGCCGTCTTCGTCACCTGCACCTCCAACTGAAACAGTGACAGAGGTGTTGATCGAGCTTCCATCAtcgccacctgcacctccaactGAAACAGTGACAGAGCCCTCTTCGTCATCTACACCTCCAACTGAAACAGTGACAGAAATATTGCTTGAAGTTCAGTCCTCTCCACCTGCACCTCCAACTGAAACAGTGACAGAGGTGTTGATCGAGGTTCCGTCTTCTCCACCTGCACCTCCAACTGAAACAGTGACAGAGGTTTTGATCGAGGTTCCGTCTTCACCACCTACACCTCCAGCTGAAGCAGGGACAGAAGTATTGCTTGAAGTTCAATCCtcaccacctgcacctccaacTGAAGCAGTGACAGAAATATTGGTTGAAGTTCAATCCtcaccacctgcacctccaacTGAAACAGTGACAGAAGGATTGCTTGAAGTTCAATCCTCACCACCTGCACCTCCTACTGAAGCAGTGACAGAGGTATTGATTGAGATTCAATCCTCACCACCTGCATCTCCAGGTGAAGCAGCAACAGAACTCTTGATCGAGATTCAATCCTCACCACCTTCACCTCCACCGGAACCAACAACAGAGGTGTTGATTGAGGTTAGTTCCTCACCTGCACCTCCACCTGAACCAACAACTGAGGTTAGTTCCTCAGCTCCAGCACCTTCACCAACAACAGAAGTCTTGCTTGAGGTTAGTTCCTCACCTCCGGCACCTTCACCTTCACCAGCGACAGAAGTCTTGTTTGAGAACAGTTCCATGCCATCAGCCTCTCCGCCTGAACCACAGCTGACCATTGAGGTGGCACAAACTCCCTCTGAGCCTCTAGAAGAAAAGGCAAAAGATGTACAAATGGAAATAGGAAGGTTAAAGGCCTTTATTAACTTGCTCTATGGTTTTAGTCCCCAACTGACTATGTACTCACAACCATCGCCCAGGGAAAAAGCAGCTAAGGAGATTGTCAACAGAGCAGTGGCCGTCATCAATGCCATAAAGAGTGTTTTCTGTGGGGAAAAACCAAGGCAAAGCAAAAAGGTGCTAAAACAGTTGCTAAAGGAAGACATGGAGCTTGTAAAAAAAGCCATGAAAGGGAAAAGAGTTTCTTAA